The Diaphorobacter ruginosibacter genome contains a region encoding:
- a CDS encoding transketolase-like TK C-terminal-containing protein — MAHSGSLAGLHAALSESKGHGIFCNHMEALRSRWPRGMHPSVPLWLSSDADGTPYDPASGAEALAIFRSALQALYLDGRPGFFYLSAHGDDSDDTPALTDSNVKSAFKGMYRISRVRGVPAASIRLLGAGNALQHVRHAAALLRNDWGIGCEVWSCPSYTRLARDGREADRWNMLHPLSKKRTSHLQSCLSSSRAPVVAVTGYARHVASQIGAMVPSAFTALGADSHPQQSQLSPQWIAAVALKLLGDAGDISKRLAGEALERYALTALS, encoded by the coding sequence ATGGCACACTCCGGCTCGCTCGCAGGCCTCCATGCTGCACTGTCCGAGTCGAAAGGCCATGGCATCTTCTGCAATCACATGGAAGCGCTGCGTTCCCGCTGGCCCAGGGGCATGCACCCCTCCGTCCCTCTCTGGCTGTCGTCCGATGCCGACGGCACCCCTTACGACCCGGCTTCGGGAGCCGAAGCGCTTGCCATTTTCCGTTCGGCATTGCAGGCACTCTATCTCGATGGCAGACCCGGCTTCTTCTATCTCTCCGCACATGGCGACGACAGTGACGATACCCCTGCGTTGACCGACTCCAACGTAAAGAGCGCGTTCAAAGGGATGTACCGCATCAGCCGAGTGCGCGGAGTGCCTGCGGCCAGCATCAGACTGCTGGGTGCGGGAAATGCGCTGCAGCATGTAAGGCATGCAGCGGCCCTTCTACGGAATGACTGGGGCATCGGGTGCGAGGTCTGGAGTTGTCCAAGCTACACGCGCCTGGCGCGCGATGGCCGTGAGGCCGATCGCTGGAACATGCTGCATCCCCTGTCAAAGAAGAGAACGTCACATCTCCAGTCCTGCCTCTCCAGCAGTCGCGCTCCCGTCGTCGCGGTAACCGGCTACGCGCGCCACGTGGCCAGCCAGATCGGTGCCATGGTTCCTTCCGCATTTACCGCACTGGGGGCTGATTCTCATCCACAGCAAAGCCAGCTCAGCCCGCAATGGATTGCCGCTGTCGCACTGAAGCTGCTGGGCGACGCGGGCGATATTTCCAAGCGCCTGGCCGGTGAGGCGCTCGAGCGATATGCACTGACGGCACTGTCATAG
- the aceE gene encoding pyruvate dehydrogenase (acetyl-transferring), homodimeric type, translating into MTPPITLTDVDPQETREWLEAMQAVVTVEGRPRAHYLIDQLVDRDMEQHGDLHGRVTTAYVNSIPRERQPAYPGDLGVERRLNAYIRWNAMVMVLRAGKHSNVGGHIATYQSAAVLYDVGFNHFFRGRTATFGGDMVYIQGHSAPGIYGRAYLEGRITESQLDNFRREAGRVGLSSYPHPRLMPDFWQFPTVSMGLGPLTAAYQARFMRYLEYRGLLEHQGRKVWAFLGDGEMDQPESLAAISLAGRERLDNLIFVVNCNLQRLDGPVRGNSKIVQELEGTFRAAGWNVIKVLWGSGWDDLLRRDTTGLLRQRMMECVDGEYQTFKSQSGAYVREHFFGKYPQLRELVAHLSDDEIWALARGGHDPEKVYAAYAQAVETKGRPTVVLVKTVKGFGMGEAGEGQNINHQLKKMSADAVRAFRDRFALPVPDDQLEDMPYLKPAPDSEEARYFAERRTVLGGYVPARNGKVAPLVVPPLDTFAAQLKDSGDRGVSTTMSFVRILTTLLKDPHIGKLVIPIVPDESRTFGMEGLFRQIGIHSYLGQLYTPQDAGQLSYYKEAKDGQILQEGINESGAISSWIAAGTAYSNHGVAAIPFYIFYSMFGLQRVGDLAWAAGDARTRGFLLGATSGRTTLMGEGLQHDDGHSHVLSSVIPNCVSYDPTFAYELAVIIQDGLRRMYVEQEDIYYYITLLNENYPNPALKEGSEEGILKGLHLLDGKPRSSAQPHVQLMGSGSILREVIAAGELLEKDFGVLSDIWSATSLTELRREGMAAERWNMLHPEDEPRVPYVQQCLQERPGPVIVTTDYMRIVGDQIRPFVEGRRFVSLGTDGFGRSDTRESLRAFFEVDRHFIVLAALKALADDGVLARQRVSDAILLYGIDREKMDPASV; encoded by the coding sequence ATGACCCCACCGATCACACTGACCGACGTCGATCCGCAAGAGACACGAGAGTGGCTGGAAGCCATGCAGGCCGTCGTCACCGTCGAAGGCCGACCGCGCGCCCACTACCTCATCGACCAGCTCGTGGACCGTGACATGGAGCAGCATGGTGACCTGCATGGCCGGGTGACGACCGCCTATGTCAACAGCATCCCCAGGGAGCGGCAACCAGCCTACCCGGGCGACCTTGGCGTGGAACGCCGCCTGAACGCCTACATCCGATGGAATGCCATGGTCATGGTGCTGCGCGCCGGCAAGCACTCCAACGTGGGCGGCCACATCGCCACCTACCAATCGGCCGCAGTGCTCTACGACGTAGGCTTCAACCATTTCTTTCGCGGCCGCACCGCCACCTTCGGCGGCGACATGGTCTACATCCAGGGACACTCGGCCCCGGGCATCTACGGGCGCGCCTACCTCGAAGGCCGCATCACCGAATCGCAACTGGACAACTTCCGCCGCGAAGCAGGACGCGTTGGACTGTCGTCCTACCCCCATCCTCGCCTGATGCCCGACTTCTGGCAGTTCCCCACGGTCTCGATGGGACTGGGGCCCCTCACCGCGGCCTATCAGGCACGGTTCATGCGCTATCTGGAATATCGCGGGCTGCTGGAGCATCAGGGCCGCAAGGTCTGGGCATTCCTCGGCGACGGCGAGATGGACCAGCCCGAGTCGCTGGCGGCTATCTCGCTGGCCGGACGCGAGCGGCTCGACAACCTGATCTTCGTCGTGAACTGCAACCTGCAGCGGCTGGATGGCCCCGTGCGTGGCAACAGCAAGATCGTCCAGGAGCTGGAGGGCACCTTCCGCGCCGCCGGATGGAACGTCATCAAGGTGCTCTGGGGCAGCGGCTGGGACGACCTGCTGCGGCGCGATACCACGGGGTTGCTGCGCCAGCGCATGATGGAATGCGTGGATGGCGAATATCAGACATTCAAGTCACAGAGCGGCGCCTATGTGCGAGAGCATTTCTTCGGCAAGTACCCGCAGTTGCGGGAGCTGGTTGCGCACCTGTCGGACGACGAGATCTGGGCGCTGGCACGCGGCGGCCACGACCCCGAGAAGGTCTACGCCGCCTACGCGCAGGCCGTCGAAACCAAGGGGCGGCCAACGGTTGTCCTCGTCAAGACCGTCAAGGGCTTCGGCATGGGCGAGGCCGGTGAGGGCCAGAACATCAACCACCAGTTGAAAAAGATGAGCGCAGACGCGGTGCGGGCCTTCCGCGACCGATTCGCGCTGCCCGTGCCGGATGACCAGCTGGAGGACATGCCGTACCTGAAGCCCGCACCCGACAGCGAGGAAGCCCGCTATTTCGCCGAGCGCAGGACTGTGCTTGGCGGGTATGTACCCGCCCGCAATGGCAAGGTCGCACCACTGGTCGTTCCCCCGCTCGACACTTTCGCAGCACAGTTGAAGGACAGCGGTGATCGGGGCGTCTCGACCACCATGTCCTTCGTGCGCATCCTGACCACGCTGCTCAAGGACCCACACATCGGCAAGCTCGTCATCCCCATCGTGCCCGACGAGTCGCGCACCTTTGGCATGGAGGGCCTGTTCCGCCAGATCGGCATCCACTCCTACCTGGGACAACTCTATACCCCCCAGGACGCCGGCCAACTCAGCTACTACAAGGAAGCCAAGGACGGTCAGATCCTGCAGGAGGGCATCAACGAATCCGGCGCGATCTCGTCATGGATCGCCGCGGGCACGGCCTACAGCAACCACGGCGTAGCCGCCATTCCGTTCTACATTTTCTATTCCATGTTCGGCCTGCAGCGCGTGGGAGACCTCGCATGGGCGGCAGGTGATGCCCGCACGCGCGGCTTCCTGCTGGGCGCGACCTCGGGCCGCACCACGCTCATGGGCGAGGGACTGCAGCATGACGACGGCCACAGCCACGTGCTGTCGTCCGTGATCCCGAACTGTGTCTCCTACGACCCGACCTTTGCATACGAGCTGGCCGTCATCATCCAGGACGGACTTCGCCGCATGTATGTGGAGCAGGAGGACATCTACTACTACATCACCCTGCTCAACGAAAACTACCCGAACCCCGCCCTGAAGGAAGGCAGCGAGGAGGGCATCCTCAAGGGCCTCCATCTGCTGGATGGCAAGCCACGGTCCTCCGCTCAGCCCCACGTACAGCTGATGGGCAGCGGCTCCATCCTGCGCGAGGTCATCGCCGCGGGCGAGCTGCTGGAAAAGGATTTCGGCGTATTGAGCGATATCTGGAGCGCCACCAGCCTGACCGAGTTGCGCCGCGAAGGCATGGCGGCAGAGCGCTGGAACATGCTGCACCCCGAGGACGAGCCGCGCGTCCCCTACGTACAGCAGTGTCTGCAAGAACGTCCTGGACCGGTCATCGTGACGACGGACTACATGCGGATCGTCGGTGACCAGATCCGCCCGTTCGTCGAAGGCCGCAGGTTCGTCTCGCTGGGCACCGACGGCTTCGGCCGCTCCGACACGCGTGAATCGCTGCGCGCGTTCTTCGAGGTGGACCGCCATTTCATCGTACTAGCAGCGCTGAAAGCCCTGGCCGATGATGGCGTGCTTGCACGTCAGCGTGTCAGCGACGCCATCCTACTCTACGGCATAGACAGGGAAAAGATGGATCCAGCTTCGGTCTGA
- a CDS encoding sensor histidine kinase: protein MTTINYNLFFATSAFVSGLVLIPLLLSNHIRQIGINRIGLYTLGFFIATLAVCLYAGWFNNNPTIYSYSSIGNHLLTLGVAVQTLGIRKFYGQPLMRYLIIPCTVISEVLVFWFMWGNPNYPYRLMSFTSFLFVFVFIQFITVIRYGDKSFINRLLSTSLAIECLVYLIRFTTLFIPDLVPTGPTGASYIQIAYVFVFSAVMPITAICLMINGNYLLQQKSLADAKVKNQQKTETLGFISHDLRAPLATISGYAELLLNDATDAQRKALISIQDNIKYQLSLIDELQDYSTLELHPLALKPTTTELLPLLNDISGYALALCSKQNNRFRCQLPQRIPRVMYLDGNRLRQVLLNLLSNAAKFTRNGAINLSVTLEPEEKGHSLHFAVSDTGVGIDLNSNIDIFGAFQQVQATSGSTGLGLFIAQRILSAMGSTLHVTSTVGQGSTFSFALSVPEFSDADSNWSIVPPSMACHGEPPQDLDLPGQALPEKAALDELANLALHGRLTDIESWIEFHCQRSSHAPFTALLKEMLERFDFSGIHTLALRSKERAMDSHSAHPI, encoded by the coding sequence ATGACCACCATTAACTACAATCTATTCTTTGCTACGTCGGCCTTTGTTTCAGGGCTTGTACTGATTCCTCTGCTTCTGTCAAATCATATTCGTCAGATTGGCATCAACAGAATTGGTCTTTACACACTGGGATTTTTTATCGCCACTTTGGCTGTGTGTTTGTATGCCGGGTGGTTTAATAACAACCCAACAATCTACTCCTATTCATCCATTGGGAATCATCTATTGACGCTGGGTGTGGCCGTGCAAACGCTTGGCATTAGAAAATTCTACGGCCAGCCCTTGATGCGGTATTTAATTATACCTTGCACTGTGATCTCTGAGGTTTTGGTTTTTTGGTTCATGTGGGGAAATCCAAATTACCCATATCGACTGATGAGCTTTACCTCTTTTTTATTTGTTTTTGTATTCATTCAATTCATTACTGTCATTCGATACGGTGATAAGTCCTTCATTAATCGCCTGCTCTCGACTTCACTGGCCATCGAATGCTTGGTCTACTTGATCCGCTTCACAACCTTGTTCATCCCTGATCTGGTGCCTACTGGTCCCACAGGAGCTTCTTACATTCAAATCGCTTACGTTTTTGTCTTTTCTGCAGTCATGCCCATTACCGCTATCTGTTTGATGATCAATGGGAATTATTTATTGCAGCAAAAATCGCTGGCCGATGCCAAGGTGAAAAATCAACAAAAGACAGAAACCTTGGGTTTTATCAGTCATGACCTGCGTGCACCCCTGGCGACTATCTCTGGATATGCTGAACTATTACTCAATGATGCCACTGACGCGCAAAGAAAGGCCTTGATATCAATTCAGGACAATATTAAATATCAATTAAGCTTAATAGATGAGTTGCAGGATTACTCTACGCTGGAATTGCATCCACTTGCCCTGAAGCCCACAACAACGGAACTACTTCCTTTATTGAATGATATTTCGGGGTATGCGCTCGCTTTATGTTCAAAACAGAACAACCGCTTTCGCTGTCAACTGCCCCAGAGAATCCCCAGGGTGATGTACCTGGATGGCAATCGCCTGCGGCAGGTGCTGCTCAATCTGCTCTCCAACGCAGCAAAATTTACACGTAACGGAGCGATAAACCTGTCTGTCACTCTGGAGCCCGAAGAAAAAGGGCACTCCCTGCACTTCGCTGTGAGTGATACGGGAGTTGGAATCGACTTGAATTCCAACATCGATATATTCGGCGCCTTTCAGCAGGTTCAGGCCACAAGCGGAAGCACGGGGTTGGGCTTATTCATTGCACAGCGCATTCTTTCAGCCATGGGCAGCACCCTGCACGTCACCAGTACTGTTGGTCAAGGCTCCACCTTTTCTTTCGCGTTGTCCGTTCCTGAGTTCAGTGACGCTGATTCGAATTGGTCTATTGTCCCTCCGAGCATGGCATGCCATGGCGAACCGCCGCAAGATCTGGACTTGCCCGGGCAGGCTCTACCGGAAAAGGCGGCCTTGGATGAGCTTGCCAACCTGGCATTGCACGGTCGTCTTACGGATATCGAAAGCTGGATCGAATTTCATTGCCAACGGTCCAGTCATGCGCCGTTCACTGCCTTGCTCAAAGAAATGTTGGAGAGGTTCGATTTTTCCGGCATACATACACTGGCATTGCGGAGCAAGGAGCGCGCAATGGACAGCCATAGCGCGCATCCGATTTAA
- a CDS encoding MarR family winged helix-turn-helix transcriptional regulator, which produces MTAEGADLWYSFVRAHRTMIREVERRLAAAELPGYAWYDVLWGLESGPGGVRRMHELADTLAIERYNLTRLVDRLEREGLVTRSRSAEDGRAAYATITKEGRALRRKMWKVYESTVAELFLGQFSADEQRVLALALDRASDAARASQGEPSA; this is translated from the coding sequence ATGACGGCTGAGGGGGCTGATCTCTGGTACTCGTTCGTGCGCGCGCATCGAACCATGATTCGCGAGGTAGAGCGTCGCCTGGCCGCGGCGGAGCTGCCCGGCTATGCGTGGTATGACGTGCTGTGGGGGCTGGAAAGTGGCCCCGGTGGCGTTCGGCGCATGCATGAGCTTGCCGATACGCTGGCCATCGAACGCTACAACCTCACGAGATTGGTGGATCGCCTGGAGCGGGAGGGCCTTGTCACGCGATCCCGCTCAGCCGAGGACGGCCGGGCCGCCTACGCGACCATCACCAAAGAGGGGCGGGCACTGCGCAGGAAAATGTGGAAGGTGTATGAATCCACCGTGGCCGAACTGTTTCTCGGTCAATTCAGTGCGGATGAGCAGAGGGTGCTGGCCCTGGCCCTGGATCGCGCGAGCGACGCTGCCCGCGCATCGCAAGGAGAACCTTCCGCGTAG
- a CDS encoding Calx-beta domain-containing protein, with amino-acid sequence MTLVSTSRAALALLCLASGISFSAHAVTYRYASTAYDRFQHYTKPCSAGTCLELAAGDGVTGFFTTAEPLPANLTENDVILPRITGWAFGNGQTVITHDAPGARVLGFRVATDATGQPTHAAIMVSRWADESDAPHRQGDRAQLIAARTSPYNPEVNQVILNAPCSVTGRSAEGVNDTCFGFRTTDGAASTANYARGTLVLDAPLASISNGRVTEGNAGTASMEFTVTLSSIPTENVSLRWRTADGTATAPADYTASSGSLAWAAGEDTYKTITVPIHGDTTPEPDEVLTVHLSDFIGAAPSTDTVGTGVIINDDGPPPAPQVRITDASTVEGGPGTHTALNFTVTLSEPPTEAFSIRWRTVDGTATAPGDYTSGDGAFTWLPGDASPRTIMVEVHGDASHEPDETLHVLLDDIPSLAKAISVQTSGTILNDDKAVEGPPPAGAHAVPALSPSGLAATGLLAAALVAGRLRRRRSGPTRSGA; translated from the coding sequence ATGACTCTCGTTTCGACATCCCGCGCGGCGCTCGCGCTCCTGTGCCTTGCATCCGGTATTTCCTTTTCCGCCCATGCCGTGACCTACCGCTACGCATCGACGGCCTACGACCGCTTTCAGCACTACACCAAACCCTGCAGCGCGGGCACCTGCCTCGAACTGGCGGCAGGCGATGGCGTGACCGGTTTCTTCACGACGGCCGAGCCGCTGCCCGCCAACCTGACGGAGAACGACGTGATTCTTCCCCGAATCACCGGTTGGGCCTTCGGCAACGGCCAGACGGTGATCACCCATGACGCGCCCGGCGCCCGCGTGCTGGGATTCCGGGTGGCCACCGACGCCACGGGCCAGCCCACGCACGCAGCCATCATGGTGAGCCGCTGGGCCGATGAATCGGATGCGCCGCACCGCCAAGGAGACCGCGCACAGCTCATCGCAGCCCGCACCTCCCCCTACAACCCCGAGGTCAACCAGGTCATCCTCAACGCCCCCTGCTCCGTCACCGGGCGTTCCGCCGAGGGAGTGAACGACACCTGCTTCGGCTTCAGGACCACGGACGGTGCCGCATCCACCGCCAACTATGCACGCGGGACACTGGTGCTGGATGCGCCGCTGGCCTCCATCAGCAATGGCCGCGTGACCGAAGGCAACGCCGGTACCGCGAGCATGGAGTTCACGGTCACCCTCTCCAGCATTCCCACCGAAAACGTGAGCCTGCGCTGGCGCACTGCGGACGGCACGGCCACTGCTCCCGCCGACTACACCGCCAGTTCCGGCTCGCTCGCATGGGCTGCGGGCGAGGACACGTACAAGACCATCACCGTACCGATCCATGGCGACACCACGCCCGAACCCGACGAGGTCCTCACCGTGCACCTGAGCGATTTCATCGGTGCGGCCCCGAGCACGGACACGGTGGGTACCGGAGTCATCATCAACGATGACGGACCACCGCCCGCACCGCAGGTGCGCATCACCGATGCATCGACTGTCGAAGGCGGCCCGGGAACGCACACCGCGCTGAACTTCACCGTTACCCTATCGGAGCCGCCCACCGAAGCCTTCAGCATCCGCTGGCGAACCGTGGACGGCACCGCCACTGCCCCCGGGGACTACACCAGCGGCGATGGAGCATTCACCTGGCTTCCCGGCGATGCCAGCCCGCGCACCATCATGGTCGAGGTGCACGGCGACGCCAGTCACGAGCCCGACGAGACCCTGCATGTGCTGCTGGATGACATTCCCAGCCTCGCGAAAGCCATCTCGGTACAAACCTCCGGCACGATCCTGAATGACGACAAGGCCGTCGAGGGACCACCGCCTGCAGGAGCGCATGCCGTCCCTGCGTTAAGCCCTTCTGGCCTGGCCGCCACCGGCTTGCTGGCCGCCGCGCTGGTGGCCGGCCGGCTGCGCCGCAGGCGTTCCGGGCCCACGCGTTCCGGCGCTTGA